Proteins found in one Takifugu rubripes chromosome 15, fTakRub1.2, whole genome shotgun sequence genomic segment:
- the LOC101069097 gene encoding olfactory receptor-like protein COR4 has protein sequence MENYTFNSFTLQLEGLKVTESSVYPVFFFFLVSYIFIMLSNIGIVALIFIDSSLHQPMYLLFCNLPFNDVLGNSILIPRLLMDLLHPPSERLITYYECVVQAFTTHMFGTTSHTVLMIMAFDRYVAICNPLRYAAIMNHKMVIKLTVSAWAVAFVLVGILLGLTIRLNRCRTLITNPFCDNASLFKLSCDSVVINNIYGLTFTVVLFIASICSIVVTYTKITIVCVTSNNKSVNGKALKTCSTHLLMYLIMFASGILIIGLHRFPQYSDYRKICAILFHIIPGSLNPIIYGVQSKEIQKFLLRHFFHQKVLQSK, from the coding sequence ATGGAAAACTACACCTTCAATAGCTTTACCCTTCAGCTGGAGGGATTAAAGGTCACAGAATCTTCTGTGTATcctgtcttcttctttttcttagtCTCTTACATATTTATTATGTTGTCCAACATTGGTATAGTTGCCCTTATCTTCATTGACAGCAGTCTTCATCAGCCCATGTATCTTCTCTTTTGCAACCTGCCCTTTAATGATGTTCTGGGAAACTCTATCCTGATTCCACGTTTGCTGATGGACTTGTTGCATCCTCCCTCTGAACGCCTCATCACTTATTATGAGTGTGTGGTTCAAGCCTTCACCACACATATGTTTGGGACCACGTCTCACACCGTCCTCATGATAATGGCGTTTGACAGATATGTGGCCATCTGTAACCCTCTGCGCTACGCTGCCATCATGAACCACAAGATGGTGATCAAGCTGACGGTTTCTGCCTGGGCAGTGGCCTTTGTTCTGGTGGGGATTCTGCTAGGTCTGACCATCCGGCTGAACCGATGCAGGACTCTCATCACAAACCCATTCTGTGACAATGCGTCTCTGTTCAAACTGTCCTGCGACAGTGTGGTGATCAACAACATCTACGGCCTCACATTCACTGTTGTCCTGTTCATAGCTTCGATCTGCAGCATCGTTGTGACCTACACTAAGATCACCATTGTCTGTGTGACCAGCAACAACAAGTCTGTGAACGGCAAAGCCTTGAAGACCTGCAGCACTCATCTTCTCATGTATCTCATCATGTTCGCAAGTGGAATTCTTATCATCGGCCTGCATCGTTTCCCTCAGTACTCAGACTATAGAAAAATCTGTGCCATTCTGTTTCACATCATTCCTGGCAGCCTGAACCCCATAATATATGGAGTTCAGTCTAAAGAAATTCAAAAGTTCCTTCTGAGACACTTTTTTCACCAAAAGGTATTGCAgtcaaaataa
- the slco2b1 gene encoding solute carrier organic anion transporter family member 2B1 isoform X2, whose amino-acid sequence MGQFYGSLQSSLRYRGSNSTSSVLQQILRTAEPGCLHKTAGQGGLLFLHLSEHNLNMGANNLNLAGLPLPARRWSPFNSIKFFVLCHSLLQLSQLLVSGYMKSSISTIERRYGLSSQKSGVLAAFNEVGNTVLIVFVSFFGSRVHRPRFIGGGALLACLASLLMAVPHFLSGPYEYTDSISSSIDNTSTVCQSENNLNTKPENQSCSQQDNPTQHVVYPLLLLGQLLLGIGAVPIQPFGISYIDDHASKKNSPLYLGLLLAATSIGPAFGFITGSIMLRFYVDFDKLSNGNIDLTPKDLRWVGAWWLGFLVASCLIFITALPYFFFPRNMPDQEDADDVELRPDCVKKQTDPIQELSLLQFLKSFPQVALQMMRTPVYLLVILAQVNQAALLAGLATFMAKFIERQFSQTVSLSTMMIGGVCIPVAVLGTILGGVVMRRLNLSVSGASKLCTGAVLVCLFSSLPLLLLGCSTQKVDGVFPLGSGSPSCSAGCHCPQGAFNPVCGSNGVEFRSPCHAGCSSIEFDASGKPKNYTDCRCVDGLGFASAGTCGSGCSHLLLPFMVLLAITSFVASFSQTPSFMMILRTVPAEYKSLAVGVQYMMFRLLAFLPGPVLYGSVIDTTCILWGRKCGKQTSCLYYNLDKFRQRFLGLMAVFVGGALLSFLLTIVVLRRREKALQPHCKGKYELVNGNQKTTEKDSSEEKELKT is encoded by the exons ATGGGCCAGTTCTATGGGAGTCTTCAG TCCAGCCTTAGATACCGAGGTTCAAATTCCACCTCCTCCGTGCTGCAGCAAATCTTGAGAACAGCAGAACCTGGATGTTTGCATAAAACTGCTGGACAAG GTGGACTTCtgttcctccatctctctgagCACAATTTAAACATGGGGGCAAATAACCTGAACCTTGCTGGGTTACCCCTCCCCGCCCGGCGCTGGAGCCCCTTCAACAGCATCAAG TTTTTCGTGTTGTGTCACAGTTTGCTGCAGCTGTCACAGCTTCTGGTGTCCGGCTACATGAAGAGCTCTATCTCCACCATTGAAAGGCGTTACGGCCTCTCCAGTCAGAAGTCGGGGGTGCTGGCTGCTTTTAATGAG GTGGGAAACACTGTCCTCATCGTCTTCGTGAGCTTCTTTGGGAGTCGAGTCCACCGACCACGGTTCATTGGAGGCGGAGCTCTGCTGGCCTGCCTCGCCTCCCTGCTGATGGCTGTGCCACATTTTCTGAGTGGGCCATATGAATACACCGACAGCATCAGTT CCTCCATCGACAACACCTCTACCGTCTGCCAATCAGAGAACAATCTCAACACCAAACCTGAgaatcagagctgcagccagcaggacAACCCCACCCAGCACGTAGTCtacccactgctgctgctgggtcagcTCCTGCTGGGAATTGGTGCTGTTCCCATCCAGCCTTTTGGCATCTCCTACATTGATGACCATGCAAGCAAGAAGAACTCGCCTCTTTATCTCG GGCTCCTCTTGGCTGCGACCTCCATCGGTCCAGCCTTTGGCTTTATCACGGGCTCCATCATGTTGCGCTTCTATGTGGACTTTGACAAGTTGTCCAACG GCAACATTGACTTGACCCCGAAGGACCTTCGATGGGTGGGAGCCTGGTGGCTCGGCTTCTTGGTGGCATCctgcctcatcttcatcactgcatTACCTTACTTCTTCTTCCCCAGGAACATGCCTGACCAG GAGGACGCAGACGATGTGGAGCTCAGGCCAGACTGTGTGAAGAAGCAGACAGACCCTATTCAGGAACTCTCTCTTCTTCAGTTCCTCAAAA GTTTTCCTCAGGTTGCACTGCAAATGATGCGGACCCCCGTCTATCTGCTGGTAATCCTTGCCCAGGTTAACCAGGCAGCGCTGTTGGCTGGCCTCGCCACCTTCATGGCCAAGTTCATAGAGAGACAATTCAGCCAGACAGTCTCCTTGTCTACCATGATGATTG GAGGAGTTTGTATCCCAGTGGCGGTACTGGGCACCATCCTGGGAGGAGTGGTGATGCGAAGGTTGAACCTGTCTGTCAGCGGCGCCAGCAAGTTGTGCACGGGCGCCGTCTTAGTCTGCCTGTTCTCCTCGTTGCCGCTGTTGCTCCTTGGTTGCTCCACCCAGAAGGTGGATGGAGTCTTCCCTCTTGG TTCTGGTTCTCCGTCGTGCAGTGCTGGATGTCACTGTCCTCAGGGGGCGTTTAACCCAGTCTGCGGTTCCAACGGCGTGGAGTTCAGGTCTCCCTGCCatgctggctgcagcagcataGAGTTTGATGCCAGCGGCAAACCAAAA aattACACTGACTGCCGGTGTGTGGATGGTCTGGGCTTCGCCTCTGCTGGGACCTGTGGAAGTGGCTGCTCCCACCTGTTGTTGCCTTTCATGGTGCTTCTCGCCATCACCAGCTTCGTGGCCTCCTTCTCACAGACGCCCTCCTTCATGATGATCCTCAG GACGGTCCCTGCAGAGTACAAGTCCTTGGCCGTGGGAGTTCAGTACATGATGTTCAGGCTGCTTG CGTTTTTACCTGGTCCGGTGTTGTATGGGAGTGTCATTGATACCACCTGCATCCTGTGGGGCCGAAAGTGTGGGAAGCAGACTTCCTGTCTCTACTACAACCTGGACAAGTTCAGACAGAG GTTCCTGGGTCTGATGGCAGTGTTCGTGGGCGGTGCGCTGCTCAGCTTCCTCCTGACGATCGTGGTtctgagaagaagagaaaaagcccTCCAACCTCACTGCAAAGGAAAGTATGAGCTGGTCAACGGGAACCAGAAAACAACTGAGAAAGATTCATCTGAAGAAAAGGAACTGAAGacctga
- the LOC101069258 gene encoding olfactory receptor 187 — MDNYTFNSFTLQLEGLKVTEVSVYPVFFFFLVSYIFIIVANIAIVALIFIDSSLHQPMYLLFCNLPFNDVLGNSILIPHLLMDLLRPPSERLITYYECVAQAFTTHMFGTTSHTVLIIMAFDRYVAICNPLRYAAIMNHRMVIKLTISAWAVAFVLVGILLGLTIRLNRCRTLITNPYCDNASLFKLSCDSVVINNIYGLTFTVVLFIASIGSIVVTYTKITIVCVTSNNKSVNGKALKTCSTHLLMYLIMFASGILVIALHRVPQYSDYRKICAILFHIIPGSLNPIIYGVQSKEIQKFLLRHFFHQKVLQSK, encoded by the coding sequence ATGGACAACTACACCTTCAACAGCTTCACCCTTCAGCTAGAGGGTTTAAAGGTCACAGAAGTTTCTGTGTATCccgttttcttctttttcttagtCTCTTACATATTTATTATTGTGGCCAACATTGCTATCGTTGCCCTCATCTTCATTGACAGCAGTCTACATCAGCCAATGTATCTTCTGTTTTGCAACCTGCCCTTTAATGATGTTCTGGGAAACTCTATCTTGATTCCACATTTGCTGATGGACTTATTGCGTCCTCCCTCTGAACGCCTCATCACTTATTATGAGTGTGTGGCCCAGGCCTTCACCACACATATGTTCGGGACCACGTCTCACACGGTCCTCATAATTATGGCGTTTGACAGATATGTGGCCATCTGTAACCCTCTGCGCTACGCTGCCATCATGAACCACAGGATGGTGATCAAGCTGACGATTTCAGCCTGGGCAGTGGCCTTTGTTCTGGTGGGAATTCTGCTGGGTCTGACCATACGGCTGAACCGATGCAGGACTCTCATCACAAACCCTTACTGTGACAATGCGTCTCTGTTCAAACTGTCCTGCGACAGTGTGGTGATCAACAACATCTACGGCCTCACATTCACTGTTGTCCTGTTCATAGCTTCGATCGGCAGCATCGTTGTGACCTACACTAAGATCACCATCGTCTGTGTGACCAGCAACAACAAGTCTGTGAACGGCAAAGCCTTGAAGACCTGCAGCACTCATCTTCTCATGTATCTCATCATGTTCGCAAGTGGAATTCTTGTCATCGCCCTGCATCGCGTCCCTCAGTACTCAGACTATAGAAAAATCTGTGCCATTCTGTTTCACATCATTCCTGGTAGCCTGAACCCCATAATATATGGAGTTCAGTCTAAAGAAATTCAAAAGTTCCTTCTGAGACACTTTTTTCACCAAAAGGTTTTGCAgtcaaaataa
- the LOC101068872 gene encoding olfactory receptor 146-like: MENYTFNSFTLQLEGLKVTESSVYPVFFFFLVSYIFIMLSNIGIVALIFIDSSLHQPMYLLFCNLPFNDVLGNSILIPHLLMDLLRPLSERLITYYECVAQAFTTHMFGTTSHTVLIIMAFDRYVAICNPLRYAAIMNHRMVIKLTISAWAVAFVLVGILLGLTIRLNRCRTLITNPYCDNASLFKLSCDSVVINNIYGLTFTVVLFIASIGSIVVTYTKITIVCVTSNNKSVNGKALKTCSTHLLMYLIMIASGILVIALHRVPQYSDYRKICAILFHIIPGSLNPIIYGVQSKEIQTFLLRQFFHQKVLQSK, from the coding sequence ATGGAAAACTACACCTTCAATAGCTTTACCCTTCAGCTGGAGGGATTAAAGGTCACAGAATCTTCTGTGTATcctgtcttcttctttttcttagtCTCTTACATATTTATTATGTTGTCCAACATTGGTATAGTTGCCCTTATCTTCATTGACAGCAGTCTTCATCAGCCCATGTATCTTCTCTTTTGCAACCTGCCCTTTAATGATGTTCTGGGAAACTCTATCTTGATTCCACATTTGCTGATGGACTTATTGCGTCCTCTCTCTGAACGCCTCATCACTTATTATGAGTGTGTGGCCCAGGCCTTCACCACACATATGTTCGGGACCACGTCTCACACGGTCCTCATAATTATGGCGTTTGACAGATATGTGGCCATCTGTAACCCTCTGCGCTACGCTGCCATCATGAACCACAGGATGGTGATCAAGCTGACGATTTCAGCCTGGGCAGTGGCCTTTGTTCTGGTGGGGATTCTGCTGGGTCTGACCATACGGCTGAACCGATGCAGGACTCTCATCACAAACCCTTACTGTGACAATGCGTCTCTGTTCAAACTGTCCTGCGACAGTGTGGTGATCAACAACATCTACGGCCTCACATTCACTGTTGTCCTGTTCATAGCTTCGATCGGCAGCATCGTTGTGACCTACACTAAGATCACCATCGTCTGTGTGACCAGCAACAACAAGTCTGTGAACGGCAAAGCCTTGAAGACCTGCAGCACTCATCTTCTCATGTATCTCATCATGATCGCAAGTGGAATTCTTGTCATCGCCCTGCATCGCGTCCCTCAGTACTCAGACTATAGAAAAATCTGTGCCATTCTGTTTCACATCATTCCTGGCAGCCTGAACCCCATAATATATGGAGTTCAGTCTAAAGAAATTCAAACGTTCCTTCTGAGACAGTTTTTTCACCAAAAGGTTTTGCAgtcaaaataa
- the LOC101069027 gene encoding olfactory receptor 187-like — protein sequence MENYTFNSFTLQLEGLKVTEVSMYPVFFFFLVSYVFIMLSNIAIIALIFIDSSLHQPMYLLFCNLPFNDVLGNSILIPRLLVDLLNPPSERLITYYECVAQAFTSHMFGTTSHTILMIMAFDRYVAICNPLRYTVIMSHRMVIKLTVSAWAVAFVLVGILLGLTIRLNRCRTLITNPYCDNASLFKLSCDSVVINNIYGLMFTVVLFIASIGSIVVTYTKITIVCVTSNNKSVNSKALKTCSTHLLTYLILMFCGMLAIALHRFPQYSDYRKICAILFHIIPGSLNPIIYGVQSKEIQKFLLRHFFHQKDLQSK from the coding sequence ATGGAAAACTACACCTTTAACAGTTTCACCCTTCAGCTGGAGGGATTAAAGGTCACAGAAGTTTCTATGTATCccgtctttttctttttcttagtcTCTTACGTATTTATTATGTTGTCCAACATTGCTATCATTGCTCTCATCTTCATTGACAGCAGTCTTCATCAGCCCATGTATCTTCTGTTCTGCAACCTGCCCTTTAATGATGTTCTGGGAAACTCCATCCTGATTCCACGTTTGCTGGTGGACTTGTTGAATCCTCCCTCTGAACGCCTCATCACTTATTATGAGTGTGTGGCCCAAGCCTTCACCTCACATATGTTTGGGACCACATCTCACACCATCCTCATGATTATGGCGTTTGACAGATACGTAGCCATCTGTAACCCTCTGCGTTACACTGTCATCATGAGCCACAGAATGGTGATCAAGCTGACGGTTTCTGCCTGGGCAGTGGCCTTTGTTCTGGTGGGGATTCTGCTAGGTCTCACCATACGGCTGAACCGATGCAGGACTCTCATCACAAACCCTTACTGTGACAATGCGTCTCTGTTCAAACTGTCCTGCGACAGTGTGGTGATCAACAACATCTACGGTCTCATGTTCACTGTTGTCCTGTTCATAGCTTCGATCGGCAGCATCGTTGTGACCTACACTAAGATCACCATCGTCTGTGTGACCAGCAACAACAAGTCTGTGAACAGCAAAGCCTTGAAGACCTGCAGCACTCATCTTCTCACTTACCTCATTCTGATGTTCTGTGGGATGCTCGCCATCGCCCTGCATCGCTTCCCTCAGTATTCAGACTATAGAAAAATCTGTGCCATTCTGTTTCACATCATTCCTGGCAGCCTGAACCCCATAATATATGGAGTTCAGTCTAAAGAAATTCAAAAGTTCCTTCTGAGACACTTTTTTCACCAAAAGGATTTGCAgtcaaaataa
- the slco2b1 gene encoding solute carrier organic anion transporter family member 2B1 isoform X1, with protein sequence MGQFYGSLQSSLRYRGSNSTSSVLQQILRTAEPGCLHKTAGQGQICFSGGLLFLHLSEHNLNMGANNLNLAGLPLPARRWSPFNSIKFFVLCHSLLQLSQLLVSGYMKSSISTIERRYGLSSQKSGVLAAFNEVGNTVLIVFVSFFGSRVHRPRFIGGGALLACLASLLMAVPHFLSGPYEYTDSISSSIDNTSTVCQSENNLNTKPENQSCSQQDNPTQHVVYPLLLLGQLLLGIGAVPIQPFGISYIDDHASKKNSPLYLGLLLAATSIGPAFGFITGSIMLRFYVDFDKLSNGNIDLTPKDLRWVGAWWLGFLVASCLIFITALPYFFFPRNMPDQEDADDVELRPDCVKKQTDPIQELSLLQFLKSFPQVALQMMRTPVYLLVILAQVNQAALLAGLATFMAKFIERQFSQTVSLSTMMIGGVCIPVAVLGTILGGVVMRRLNLSVSGASKLCTGAVLVCLFSSLPLLLLGCSTQKVDGVFPLGSGSPSCSAGCHCPQGAFNPVCGSNGVEFRSPCHAGCSSIEFDASGKPKNYTDCRCVDGLGFASAGTCGSGCSHLLLPFMVLLAITSFVASFSQTPSFMMILRTVPAEYKSLAVGVQYMMFRLLAFLPGPVLYGSVIDTTCILWGRKCGKQTSCLYYNLDKFRQRFLGLMAVFVGGALLSFLLTIVVLRRREKALQPHCKGKYELVNGNQKTTEKDSSEEKELKT encoded by the exons ATGGGCCAGTTCTATGGGAGTCTTCAG TCCAGCCTTAGATACCGAGGTTCAAATTCCACCTCCTCCGTGCTGCAGCAAATCTTGAGAACAGCAGAACCTGGATGTTTGCATAAAACTGCTGGACAAGGTCAGATCTGCTTCTCGG GTGGACTTCtgttcctccatctctctgagCACAATTTAAACATGGGGGCAAATAACCTGAACCTTGCTGGGTTACCCCTCCCCGCCCGGCGCTGGAGCCCCTTCAACAGCATCAAG TTTTTCGTGTTGTGTCACAGTTTGCTGCAGCTGTCACAGCTTCTGGTGTCCGGCTACATGAAGAGCTCTATCTCCACCATTGAAAGGCGTTACGGCCTCTCCAGTCAGAAGTCGGGGGTGCTGGCTGCTTTTAATGAG GTGGGAAACACTGTCCTCATCGTCTTCGTGAGCTTCTTTGGGAGTCGAGTCCACCGACCACGGTTCATTGGAGGCGGAGCTCTGCTGGCCTGCCTCGCCTCCCTGCTGATGGCTGTGCCACATTTTCTGAGTGGGCCATATGAATACACCGACAGCATCAGTT CCTCCATCGACAACACCTCTACCGTCTGCCAATCAGAGAACAATCTCAACACCAAACCTGAgaatcagagctgcagccagcaggacAACCCCACCCAGCACGTAGTCtacccactgctgctgctgggtcagcTCCTGCTGGGAATTGGTGCTGTTCCCATCCAGCCTTTTGGCATCTCCTACATTGATGACCATGCAAGCAAGAAGAACTCGCCTCTTTATCTCG GGCTCCTCTTGGCTGCGACCTCCATCGGTCCAGCCTTTGGCTTTATCACGGGCTCCATCATGTTGCGCTTCTATGTGGACTTTGACAAGTTGTCCAACG GCAACATTGACTTGACCCCGAAGGACCTTCGATGGGTGGGAGCCTGGTGGCTCGGCTTCTTGGTGGCATCctgcctcatcttcatcactgcatTACCTTACTTCTTCTTCCCCAGGAACATGCCTGACCAG GAGGACGCAGACGATGTGGAGCTCAGGCCAGACTGTGTGAAGAAGCAGACAGACCCTATTCAGGAACTCTCTCTTCTTCAGTTCCTCAAAA GTTTTCCTCAGGTTGCACTGCAAATGATGCGGACCCCCGTCTATCTGCTGGTAATCCTTGCCCAGGTTAACCAGGCAGCGCTGTTGGCTGGCCTCGCCACCTTCATGGCCAAGTTCATAGAGAGACAATTCAGCCAGACAGTCTCCTTGTCTACCATGATGATTG GAGGAGTTTGTATCCCAGTGGCGGTACTGGGCACCATCCTGGGAGGAGTGGTGATGCGAAGGTTGAACCTGTCTGTCAGCGGCGCCAGCAAGTTGTGCACGGGCGCCGTCTTAGTCTGCCTGTTCTCCTCGTTGCCGCTGTTGCTCCTTGGTTGCTCCACCCAGAAGGTGGATGGAGTCTTCCCTCTTGG TTCTGGTTCTCCGTCGTGCAGTGCTGGATGTCACTGTCCTCAGGGGGCGTTTAACCCAGTCTGCGGTTCCAACGGCGTGGAGTTCAGGTCTCCCTGCCatgctggctgcagcagcataGAGTTTGATGCCAGCGGCAAACCAAAA aattACACTGACTGCCGGTGTGTGGATGGTCTGGGCTTCGCCTCTGCTGGGACCTGTGGAAGTGGCTGCTCCCACCTGTTGTTGCCTTTCATGGTGCTTCTCGCCATCACCAGCTTCGTGGCCTCCTTCTCACAGACGCCCTCCTTCATGATGATCCTCAG GACGGTCCCTGCAGAGTACAAGTCCTTGGCCGTGGGAGTTCAGTACATGATGTTCAGGCTGCTTG CGTTTTTACCTGGTCCGGTGTTGTATGGGAGTGTCATTGATACCACCTGCATCCTGTGGGGCCGAAAGTGTGGGAAGCAGACTTCCTGTCTCTACTACAACCTGGACAAGTTCAGACAGAG GTTCCTGGGTCTGATGGCAGTGTTCGTGGGCGGTGCGCTGCTCAGCTTCCTCCTGACGATCGTGGTtctgagaagaagagaaaaagcccTCCAACCTCACTGCAAAGGAAAGTATGAGCTGGTCAACGGGAACCAGAAAACAACTGAGAAAGATTCATCTGAAGAAAAGGAACTGAAGacctga